The Manihot esculenta cultivar AM560-2 chromosome 1, M.esculenta_v8, whole genome shotgun sequence genome has a window encoding:
- the LOC110623886 gene encoding UBP1-associated protein 2A codes for MAKKRKQRSSEPAPVETLVPQLQEVQSLPETIQEEDPQNVNVEDDSGRQQQEPQEAEEQELEELEHGREDVEKEPEEEEEGEGRQPEEHHSHNLEVSSSEAAQSIPELAEADSTNEGASNGNQAIDEEENEDDESLEKLLEPLGKDQLVGLLRKSVDKYPDLIDSVREIADADPGHRKIFVHGLGWDTTAETLKSEFGKYGEIEDCKAVTDRVSGKSKGYAFILFKQRAGARKALRQPQKKIGNRITSCQLATAGPVPAPSPTTPAVSEYTQRKIFVSNVSAELAPEKLLEFFGQYGEIEEGPLGIDKQTGKPKGFALFVYKSVESAKKALEEPHKKFEGHTLHCQRAIDGPKSNKTGYAGAVHHQHHHHQPQYHHAAKKGKYSSGAHGPGHLMAPSGPSVNFSPGVASQGLNPALGQALTALGLGNLLGGLGGAPVNMGGPPAGYVNQAGGGYGIEPGMQGGYTNLQMNPHIGQSSAGRAQQGGPTYMGH; via the coding sequence ATGGCGAAGAAAAGAAAGCAGCGATCCTCTGAACCCGCACCCGTTGAAACCCTTGTTCCGCAGCTTCAAGAGGTTCAATCGCTGCCTGAAACAATCCAGGAAGAAGACCCTCAAAATGTGAACGTAGAAGATGATTCTGGACGACAACAACAAGAGCCTCAAGAAGCAGAGGAACAGGAGCTAGAAGAACTTGAGCACGGGAGAGAAGACGTAGAAAAagaaccagaagaagaagaagaaggggaaGGAAGACAACCGGAAGAGCATCACTCTCATAACCTAGAAGTCTCATCAAGCGAAGCTGCACAGTCAATCCCAGAATTAGCTGAAGCGGATAGTACTAATGAAGGTGCTAGTAATGGAAACCAAGCAATTgatgaagaggaaaatgaagACGACGAATCTCTTGAGAAGCTTCTAGAGCCTTTGGGGAAAGACCAACTGGTTGGGCTCCTCAGAAAGTCCGTGGATAAGTATCCTGATTTGATAGATTCTGTGCGTGAAATTGCGGATGCTGACCCCGGCCACCGCAAGATCTTTGTGCACGGTCTCGGCTGGGATACGACTGCTGAAACTCTCAAATCTGAGTTTGGGAAGTACGGGGAGATAGAGGACTGCAAGGCCGTCACCGACCGTGTCTCAGGGAAATCCAAAGGCTATGCCTTTATATTATTCAAGCAGCGGGCTGGGGCACGAAAAGCCCTCAGGCAGCCTCAGAAGAAGATAGGTAATAGGATTACGTCCTGTCAGTTGGCCACTGCAGGGCCTGTACCAGCTCCATCCCCAACTACGCCAGCAGTATCTGAGTACACTCAGAGGAAGATTTTTGTGAGCAATGTATCAGCTGAGCTAGCGCCTGAGAAGCTTCTAGAGTTCTTTGGGCAGTACGGGGAGATTGAGGAAGGCCCGCTTGGGATTGATAAGCAGACTGGGAAACCTAAGGGGTTTGCACTATTCGTGTATAAGTCAGTTGAGAGTGCAAAAAAGGCGCTCGAGGAGCCTCACAAGAAGTTCGAAGGTCATACCCTGCATTGCCAGAGGGCCATTGATGGGCCAAAATCAAACAAGACGGGTTATGCTGGTGCAGTTCACCATCAGCATCACCATCATCAGCCACAATACCACCACGCAGCCAAGAAAGGTAAGTACTCATCTGGTGCACACGGCCCTGGTCATTTGATGGCACCGTCTGGGCCATCTGTGAACTTCAGTCCTGGAGTGGCATCCCAAGGTCTGAACCCAGCGCTTGGGCAGGCCTTAACGGCTTTGGGTCTTGGTAACCTACTTGGAGGGCTTGGTGGTGCACCAGTGAATATGGGAGGGCCGCCTGCTGGATATGTTAATCAGGCTGGTGGGGGATACGGGATTGAACCAGGCATGCAGGGTGGATACACAAACCTACAGATGAACCCTCATATTGGACAGAGCAGTGCAGGCAGAGCTCAACAAGGTGGTCCTACTTATATGGGACATTAG